A stretch of Bacillus pseudomycoides DNA encodes these proteins:
- a CDS encoding GNAT family N-acetyltransferase, protein MVNIQLKIVTRENWEEALKLQVSKKQNQFVPSVAVSLAKIYIKPDGENVEYIPFAIYDNDIMVGFIMHAFDRNTVDMYWINGFMIDEKYQGKGYGKFTLIVMIKWINDHFSQCKEIRLTVHKKNIPAKRLYERYGFVDLGHVYDEERVYRLFV, encoded by the coding sequence ATGGTAAATATACAATTGAAAATCGTAACAAGAGAAAACTGGGAAGAAGCACTAAAATTACAAGTATCCAAGAAACAAAATCAATTTGTACCGTCTGTAGCTGTATCACTTGCAAAAATATATATTAAACCAGATGGCGAAAATGTAGAATATATACCGTTTGCTATATACGACAACGATATTATGGTTGGGTTTATTATGCATGCCTTCGATAGAAATACAGTGGACATGTATTGGATTAATGGGTTTATGATTGATGAGAAATATCAAGGAAAAGGATACGGAAAATTCACCTTAATAGTGATGATTAAATGGATTAACGATCATTTTTCTCAGTGTAAAGAAATTCGTCTAACTGTTCATAAAAAGAACATTCCGGCAAAAAGGTTATATGAAAGATATGGTTTTGTAGATCTTGGTCATGTTTATGATGAAGAACGAGTATATCGTTTATTTGTTTAA